The following is a genomic window from Anaerolineae bacterium.
CAGGCCCAGGACAATGTTCTCGGCAACCGTAAAGGTGGGAACGAGCTGAAAGTGCTGATGCACCATCCCGATGCCGAGCTGGATGGCATCGTGTGGAGAATGAATGGTCGCCGGCCGGCCCTTGACATAAATCTCGCCCTCATCCGGCTGATAAAGGCCGTAGAGGATGTTCATGAGGGTGGTTTTGCCGGCACCGTTCTCGCCCAGGAGCGCATGGATTTCGCCGGCTTCCAGGACGAAGTCCACATGGTCGTTGGCCAGCACACCGGGGAAGCGTTTGGTGATGCCTCGCATCTCGACCAGCGCGGTCAAACCTGTCCCATCCTCCTCCAATCCCAGGGGAATAGTCAAGGGGAGCTGGGGACATGCCCAGCTCCCCCCATGATCACGCCGAGCGTTACTGCGGGATGTACGGCACTTCCAGCTTGCCGGCGATGATATCGGCCTTGGCCTTTTCGACCTGTTCCAGGACGCTGGCCGGCACTTTGTCCTTGAGCTTGGGATTGATGGGCATCTCAAAAGCGCCCTGCGCCACACCCAAGGAGTAGAACTTGCCGGGCTGGAATGTGCCGGCCTGGACGTCCTTGACCATGGTCTCCAGCAGTGGATACAGGTTCCAGACCAGGCTGGTCAGGACAGTGTCCGGGGCAATCTCGGACATGTCGCCGACGTAACCGGTGGCGTAGACGCCGCGCTCTTTGGCGGCCTCGATCATGCCCAGGGTTGGGCCTTCGCCACAGCCGATGCCGAAGTCCGCGCCGGCGTCAATCTGCGCCAAGGCCGCCTCTTTGGCCTTGGCGACATCGCCCCAGTCACCGACGTATGAGGCGAGCAGGGTGGAGTTCGGGTTGACACTGCGGGCGCCGGCCTTGAACGCCTCGGCCATGGCGTGGCACACGGGGATATCAAACCCGCCGAGGAAGTTCATGGTGCCTTTAGAGACGCCGCCGGCCAGGATACCGATGAGATATGCCGCCTGGTAGAAGGGCTGGTCATAGTCAGCGACGTTCTGGGCGGTTTTGTTCATGCCGCCGGCCCAGGCGAAATTCACATTGGGATAATCCTGCGCCACGCGGAAGACCGCGTCGCCGTAGGAGAAGGAATGGGCGATGATAAGGTTGTAGCCTTCATCCGCATACTCGCGCATGACGCGCTCGCCATCGGCTGGGGCGATCTGCTCGGAGTAGGCCACGTCAATGCCGAGTTTCTCCTTGATTTCCATGGCGGCGCGGTACATCTGGGCGTTCCACGACAGGTCGGTGATTTCGCCGGTCATCAAGATGGCCAGGCGGACGGGTGCCGCGCCGGCGGGCGTGGCCGGTGCGGTGGTGGGCGCCGGCGTGTCGGTGGGGGGCACGGGGGTCGGGGCAGGGGTGGCGGGCGCACAGGCGCCGACGCTGATGGCCACCATCACCAGCACAACCAGCACTGCAAGGATGGAACGGGCCCTTCTTCCTAGCATACGAGAACCTCCTCTCTGAAAATAGTATGGGAACCAGAAGGCCGAGACTTCGAACGACGGAAAGGCCGGCGGACAGCCTCGTTCAGTTCACTTGAAGCAGTCGCTTGCACAGGACGACGGCTTCGGCAGCGTTCTCGGCGTAGCCGTCGGCGCCGATGGCCTGTGCCCATTCGGCGTTGACACATCCGCCGCCGACGATGACCTTGAAGGCATCGCGCTTGCCCAGCTCTTTGAGGAGGTTGATGGTGTCACGTTGGGCCGGCCGCGTGGTCGTCATCAACGCGGACATGGCGATGATGGCCGCACGGTGCTTTTCCGCTTCCTCGATAAAGCGGATGGCCGGCACATCGCGCCCCAGGTCCACCACGTTAAACCCGTGGGAGCGCAGGAGGGTGGATACGATGTTCTTGCCAATGTCGTGGATGTCGCCGGCAACGGTCCCCAGCACGATGGTGCCCAGGTGCTGGCGCTGGGCGCCTTTGGCGGCGATGGCCTCTTCCAAAATAGTGGTGGCGGCCGCGGCCGCATCGCCGGCCATCATCAGCTCGGGCAGGAAAATCTCGAAAGCCTGGAAGCGCTCGCCAACCCGGGTCAGGGTCGGCACCAGTATGCCCTGAATGATTTCCAGCGGGTCAACGCCTTCGGAGAGGGCTTGTCGGGTCAGCTCGACAGCCTGTTCGGCCTCGCCCTCGGCAATAGCACTGCTCAGTGGTTCGCGATATTTTTCCAGCATGGCGGCAGGTGAATCTCCTTTCCTCGGGTATAGGGGAATGCCGGCCGGCGGGCATCATGTCACGAAATGGATGCCCAGGCTGGCCAGTTTTTCTTTGGCACGCGCGTATGGCTCGGTCCAGGTCGGTTTGGGTTGGACGGTGAGCGGGTCGTACACTTCCTGGAAGGGCAGGCCGCGCCGCGGCGCATCGAAGGTGTGCTCATACAGCGGCAGAATTTTGAGCACCAGTTCGTTGGCCTGCTGGCGGGACATGCCAACCACGGCGCGGGAGACCTCCGCGACGAAGCGGGCTTCCAGCCCGGTGTAGTGGTCGGTCAGGGAGCCGCCGGTACAGCCGCATCCCTGGATGTTCATGCCGCTGACGGTGCCGGTGATGGCGCCGGCGGCTGCCTCGTAGAGCAGTTCCTCGGTGCCCGGCCCGGATACGGTGTAGATATCGTTGAGAGTGACGATGCGGGTATTGCGGGCCAACGCCTGACCGACCTCAGCCATGATCCATAGGCCCATGCGGTCGGTGTTGTTGAGCCATTTCAGGTGGGTGTGGCTCATCATGTGATAATCGGCGCAGTAGCAGGTGGCGCCCAGCAGGTGGGTGGCGATGGAGACGATGGCTGTGCCCTCGGCGCCGCCGCCAACCCCGCCGATGAGCGGGGTCATCAGGTCCACGATGCGGATGCCGTAGTCCAGGAGGAAGGCAACGCGCGAAAGCTGGTCGAAGTTGGTCTTTAGCTCGGTCATCTGGGAGACCAGCAGGCCGTCGGAGGGGCGCAGTCCGAACTGCGGATTGCAGGCGGCCATTTTGCCGGCGCAGGTGAGGGAGACGGCGACGTCGTTGATGTGCATGCCCGGCCGGCCGGCGGCGGTCACGGCCATGCGGGCCGCGATGGCATCACGCCGGGAGCCCATGATTTCCAGCGGCGTGCCGGGCTTGATCTCCTGACCGTGGTACATGGCGACGGAGCCGGCTCCCAGGCAGTCAATGAGCGGCTCCTGGGCGCAACTGATGAGGATGCGGGGGTGCATGGTCTCGGAGCAGGGCGTCCCGGTGGGGCCGGAGTGCACGATGGGGCGCTCCGTGTCCTCGACCTTGCGGGCTTTCATGACGACGGCGTCCTTCCCCTCGCCGAGGACGACCTGACCTGGCTCGTGGCGCAGGATTTCCTCGACCTCATCGCGCGAGAAGCGGATGATGCGGGAGGTATCCATGTTGTAGACGCCTACTTCCAGGAACAGCTCGAGGCCGGCTTGATACACGCGGTCTGCCAGGTCATCATCCCAGGGGACAGGGGTCTGCGGGTCGAAGCGGATGCCGTACTTCTTGGTGAGCTGACGGGCGGTCTTGGCGACGGTCATGTCGAAGTCGTGCTCGCGCATGAACGGCCCGTCGTGGGAGCGGCGCATGATTTCGGATAACCAGTGTGCGGGCATGCGTTTATCGAACCTCCTTTGCGCTATGGAGATATCGCCAGGTTGTGGCTTCGGGTGAGCCTATCGCTCTGCAAGGAAAAGGGACAACCGCGGGACATCCATCGTCGCTGACTGCTGTGCATCTCACCACCCTGTGATGGGACAGCCGGC
Proteins encoded in this region:
- a CDS encoding monomethylamine:corrinoid methyltransferase, with protein sequence MPAHWLSEIMRRSHDGPFMREHDFDMTVAKTARQLTKKYGIRFDPQTPVPWDDDLADRVYQAGLELFLEVGVYNMDTSRIIRFSRDEVEEILRHEPGQVVLGEGKDAVVMKARKVEDTERPIVHSGPTGTPCSETMHPRILISCAQEPLIDCLGAGSVAMYHGQEIKPGTPLEIMGSRRDAIAARMAVTAAGRPGMHINDVAVSLTCAGKMAACNPQFGLRPSDGLLVSQMTELKTNFDQLSRVAFLLDYGIRIVDLMTPLIGGVGGGAEGTAIVSIATHLLGATCYCADYHMMSHTHLKWLNNTDRMGLWIMAEVGQALARNTRIVTLNDIYTVSGPGTEELLYEAAAGAITGTVSGMNIQGCGCTGGSLTDHYTGLEARFVAEVSRAVVGMSRQQANELVLKILPLYEHTFDAPRRGLPFQEVYDPLTVQPKPTWTEPYARAKEKLASLGIHFVT
- a CDS encoding corrinoid protein, whose translation is MLEKYREPLSSAIAEGEAEQAVELTRQALSEGVDPLEIIQGILVPTLTRVGERFQAFEIFLPELMMAGDAAAAATTILEEAIAAKGAQRQHLGTIVLGTVAGDIHDIGKNIVSTLLRSHGFNVVDLGRDVPAIRFIEEAEKHRAAIIAMSALMTTTRPAQRDTINLLKELGKRDAFKVIVGGGCVNAEWAQAIGADGYAENAAEAVVLCKRLLQVN
- a CDS encoding BMP family protein, translated to MLGRRARSILAVLVVLVMVAISVGACAPATPAPTPVPPTDTPAPTTAPATPAGAAPVRLAILMTGEITDLSWNAQMYRAAMEIKEKLGIDVAYSEQIAPADGERVMREYADEGYNLIIAHSFSYGDAVFRVAQDYPNVNFAWAGGMNKTAQNVADYDQPFYQAAYLIGILAGGVSKGTMNFLGGFDIPVCHAMAEAFKAGARSVNPNSTLLASYVGDWGDVAKAKEAALAQIDAGADFGIGCGEGPTLGMIEAAKERGVYATGYVGDMSEIAPDTVLTSLVWNLYPLLETMVKDVQAGTFQPGKFYSLGVAQGAFEMPINPKLKDKVPASVLEQVEKAKADIIAGKLEVPYIPQ